TCGCGAATGAAGATCCGTGCGACCTGGTCCGGATATTTGCGAGCCATTGCCCCGTAGGTCTCAGGGTCTTTCTCGCCAGAGTCACCCACCATCACAAACTTGCGGCCTGGGAAGGTCTTCAGCAGTTGCTTGATCGCCTTGCGCTTGCCCCAACGGCGGGCAATGAAAAGCTGCAGCACGGTTGGGTCTCGGAAACGGACGCTCTTCATGTGGAACGATCCCTCCGGCAGGCCTTTCTCGCGGAAAAGATCGGACAGCGGCTCGAACAATTGCCACGGGCTGCTGGTCACGTAATGGAACGCGGCGCCTTGCTCTTCCCACTTCTGGTACAGCTCGACCATGCCTGGCACGGTGGCGAACTCGTGCAGGAAGGTATTGGCTAGCATGTCTTTGCGGGTCGAGACTTCGGTATGTTTTACGGTGTCGTCAATATCGGAGATAACCGAGACACCTTGGTCGTCGATCAATCGGACGAGGCCTTCCAGCGGGGTGGCCACATCATGCTTCGAGTGGATCGCATACCGCACATGACGGGTCGCTCCAAGGGTCATGGCCAGCGTGTCGACGTCTTCCTTGGGGATGAAGATATTCCCCCGGAACTGACCATTCTTCTTGGTCTTATCGCGCAGCTGATAGACCTTATCCCCAATCTTCACGGCGATCTGCTTGCCGCCATGTTGATAGACGGTGAAGCCAAGGATCCGCTGGCGAAAGATGCTGGTCTCGAGCTGTTCCTGGTTCGCCCCCATCATACGGGCCAGCAGGCGGATCATGATTTTGCGCGCAAGATTCTCGGGAACCGCCTCGAAGACCGTTCCATGCACCTGCAAAATCCAGCCGCTCTCGTCCGGCGCCGGATAGGCATACGAAGGATAGAGCACAACGCGCTCGTTGTCCTTCAAGTTGCTGAGGGCAGTCTCATCGGGAACCATGCGCTGCCTACGAAGGACCTCCTGACCGAACCAGAAAACAAAGCTACTTTCCCTCGCAAATGGTCCAAAGGCCATGTGCGGAAATCCCATAAGCCTGGCGAGGGGGATTGGCCATGACGTATTCTACTCCATTCGAGGCATCCCTTGCAGCGATCTCTGAGAGATTCTTTGCCATTGAGACCGCATTCATCTTCTCAATTTCCTGCGATCTATTTCTTCTAGGTGGTGATCGACGCCGAAGACTACGGTGATATGGGGGTTGGGTTGGGAAGTCCTACGGGTTTGGTTATATTTCCCAGTAGCTCCCTTTTTCCCGCCTTTCATGCCTTCCTCGACCAATGCCCGCCATGAACGACTCGGATACCGCCGTAGAACCCGTTAGCGTCAAACCAGGCCTCACCGAGGATGTGATCGCCATTATTGTCGGTATCTTGCTGCTGGCCATGTGCTTTACGGCCGCCATGGTCATGGGCAAACCGAAGGTGGAAGGGGACCAGGTCACCGCTATCACCAGCCCGCTGAAGGGTTGGGTCGACAAGCCCGGCGGATGGAAGGCGAACCCCGTCGAGTCCTTTGTGGGGACGGCCGAGAAGCCGAAGACGACCTGGCCAGGCATGTTGGGCGCGATGTTGATCCTGGGAGTCTTCATGACCGCCATAGCCCCAGTGATGCGACCATTCGCCAAGCCAGGAGCCTTTATTGGTGGCTTCCTTATTCTGTTTGCGCTGGCGGCGCTCTCTTACCTGTTGGCGGGACAGGCAACCATTAAGAATTACAACCTCGAGTACGCGCTATGGGCGCTGCTGGTCGGATTGATCATCGGCAACACCATCGGCAAGTCGGCATTTGGCTCCATGGGCGAGGCCGCCATGCGTACCGAGCTGTACATTAAGACAGGCCTCGTGCTGTTGGGGGCCGAAGTGCTCTTCAGCCGCCTGATGGAACTTGGCATGCCAGGGATCATGATTGCCTGGGTGGTGACACCGATCGTGCTGATCTCGACCTTCTGGTTTGGCCAACGCGTGCTGAAGATGAAATCGGCTTCGCTGAACATGACTATCTCGGCCGATATGTCGGTGTGTGGTGTCTCGGCGGCGATCGCGACCGCCGCGGCATGTAACGCCAAGAAGGAAGAGCTCTCGGTCGCGATTGGTCTCTCGCTCTGCTTCACGGCCGCGATGATGGTGGTGATGCCACCGTTGATTGAAGTGATGGGACTTGATCAGGTGGTCGGTGGGGCTTGGATTGGTGGCACGATCGATGCAACCGGGGCCGTTGCCGTGGCAGGTGGTTTGCTCGGCGAGACCGCCCTGGAAGTTGCCGCGACGGTGAAAATGATTCAGAACATCTTGATTGGCGTCATAGCCTTCGGGGTGGCTGCTTACTGGACGACTCGTGTGGAAACCGAAGGGGGCGAAGCTCCTAAGATCGGCCTCGGCGAAATCTGGAAACGCTTCCCCAAGTTCGTGCTCGGCTTCGTCGCGGCGTCGATTATCGCTTCGGTTCTTTACGCGTCCTCGGATCAAGGCGAGATGCTCGTCGGAGCGACCACGTCGGTTACCAAAGGACTGCGAGGCTGGTTGTTCTGCCTGGCATTTGTTTGCATTGGTATCGACTTAAACTTCCGTCAGTTGGCCCATCAATTTCATGGTGGCAAACCGCTGGTACTGTACGTTTGCGGTCAAACTTTGAATCTGATTCTGACCCTGGCAATGGCTTATTTTGCGTTTAAGATTGTCTTCCCAGAGGCTGCCGGTGGCTAAGGAAAGTAACTACCGAGGT
This genomic window from Bremerella sp. JC817 contains:
- a CDS encoding phosphatase domain-containing protein; the encoded protein is MVPDETALSNLKDNERVVLYPSYAYPAPDESGWILQVHGTVFEAVPENLARKIMIRLLARMMGANQEQLETSIFRQRILGFTVYQHGGKQIAVKIGDKVYQLRDKTKKNGQFRGNIFIPKEDVDTLAMTLGATRHVRYAIHSKHDVATPLEGLVRLIDDQGVSVISDIDDTVKHTEVSTRKDMLANTFLHEFATVPGMVELYQKWEEQGAAFHYVTSSPWQLFEPLSDLFREKGLPEGSFHMKSVRFRDPTVLQLFIARRWGKRKAIKQLLKTFPGRKFVMVGDSGEKDPETYGAMARKYPDQVARIFIRDLGGKKSSPQRFAKAFRRVPEEKWKCFTCASELQDYDIPETAPTSSAE
- a CDS encoding putative sulfate exporter family transporter — translated: MNDSDTAVEPVSVKPGLTEDVIAIIVGILLLAMCFTAAMVMGKPKVEGDQVTAITSPLKGWVDKPGGWKANPVESFVGTAEKPKTTWPGMLGAMLILGVFMTAIAPVMRPFAKPGAFIGGFLILFALAALSYLLAGQATIKNYNLEYALWALLVGLIIGNTIGKSAFGSMGEAAMRTELYIKTGLVLLGAEVLFSRLMELGMPGIMIAWVVTPIVLISTFWFGQRVLKMKSASLNMTISADMSVCGVSAAIATAAACNAKKEELSVAIGLSLCFTAAMMVVMPPLIEVMGLDQVVGGAWIGGTIDATGAVAVAGGLLGETALEVAATVKMIQNILIGVIAFGVAAYWTTRVETEGGEAPKIGLGEIWKRFPKFVLGFVAASIIASVLYASSDQGEMLVGATTSVTKGLRGWLFCLAFVCIGIDLNFRQLAHQFHGGKPLVLYVCGQTLNLILTLAMAYFAFKIVFPEAAGG